The Triticum aestivum cultivar Chinese Spring unplaced genomic scaffold, IWGSC CS RefSeq v2.1 scaffold112044, whole genome shotgun sequence genome includes the window ACATTTCCAAATTTATCACGATGAAGCCGGCCTCTTCTCTTCTCTCTATATATAAGCGCATGTGTGACGTCTTCTCATCTCGACGACGACGATGGCCGAATTACTTCTTCTCGTCGCCGTGGCGTGGGTGCTGCTTTTGGCCGGCCATGGAACCAACGCTGCCCGGGTACGTGCCTAACCAGCGGTCCTAATTAGCTTAATTTTGACAGACAGCATGAAGCTTGCTAATAATCTGCACGTACATACATGATACATCAGGTGAAAGTCCCAGGCTCCAAGGTCGGACCGATCATGGTATCTCCTAGATTGCTGGATCAAGTTTCACCATTGGATGATGCCGGGTCTGGCTCGGTGACACAATACGTATGTATAATAGCAGCGTCGTTGATCGGTTGATCTACGGAGATAGATATTGCCAACTAGTATTTGCTACTAATAATTATCTTCTTTGTTATCGCTTAGCTTGCGAAGCAGGTGACACGCCCAGGAGCGACGAAGGAGGGATACTACGGGTTCATCGCCACGATGgacgtctacggcttcaacctcagCAGTAATCAGCTCAGCACGGGTGCGATCCTCCTCTATGACCAAGGAGACGCGCGACGGCCAGCCTCAACGTGCTCCACGTTGGCTGGGAGGTGAGTGTGATCCATGTTCCCAGGTCGCCATCGCATGCATGCATACGTAGGGTGGACGGCTGATGTTGCACACCATCACAAGCATACAGATGGATGATATGGCTGATGTACGTTGCTCGTCTTGTGCTAGGTTGCGCCAGGGTGGTACGGCGATTCGCTTACCCATTTGGGAGTTGGGTGGACGGTGAGTATGAATCACGCAGTGTTGAAccttattgctttctccatgacgcGAGTTGAATTTACTCTTTTTGGTCGTCGTGTAGACGGACGGGTACCAGAAAACTGGCTGCCCCAATCCCAGTTGCACAAGAGATTTCATACCGGAGCAGGGCGCACCCATAGCTGCTGGGGGAGTCATTGAGACCGTCTCCCAGCTAAATGGACCAAAACAATATATCACGATTAAAATCATCAAGGTACACCTTCCTACTACAAAGATTGTTTTGTGGTCCCAACATAACAAATTCCCTTTAGAACTATACAATTATAACTTTTTTTTTACCGAGTAACAAAACTGTGAAAAAATTCAATCATGGGTGCCAatggaaaaaaaattctatgagaccaggtctcacgggttagcaggtgagacccatcctgatggatgacacgtgacattctcaaatcacaaagcatctaccccACCCCCACCTGAAATCCTCCACCTCATAAATATAAATATATGTTTTTGGGACCTTTTTATCTAAGCCATCCAAATCTAACTATATTTACTTATAATTGTAGAGAACAAATGTGATTCTACATTTAAATATTGGCTCTAATTGTACTTATTGTCAACTAATTAATTACCCTCTAACTTTGTACTATACATGTATTGTTATTATTTTTGGTCTTGCATAATTTTGTTCACATTTCTGTAATAAAATTTTATATCCTATTCTAGTATTATTAAATTGTACTACCTCGGTCCCGAATTAGCCTAACAAAACATTCTATAATTTGGAACAGAGGAGATAGCTCCCATTTGTTAGGCCATTGGTTATTGTGAGTTACATGATTTTTCTTTTTCTACATCATTGATATTAAAGCTTGCCATGTGAACTGTATTTTTGCATGATTAAATTGTGTTCATCGAACATATTCAAGTGTGCTACTAGTTTTGTTAAGTGTTAGAAAAGGTGTGATGCATCAATAGAAAGCTAACTCTTCCTAAATTATAGGATGGCATAATGGGAGACTGGATGGTATATTATGGGCTAAACCAGGACAAACTTGCACTGATTGGACGTTTCCCTAAGACGCTATTTACCGGAGGGCTGGCAAATCGAGCGGTAGATATCCAGGTCGGGGGCCACGTGTTGACCTCCATGAATAACCTGGCTCCGATGGGCAGTGGCTATCTCCCCATATTTAATGCGATGTCATCTGCGTCCATGAGCAATGTCCAGTTTATCGACCAGAACGGGCATGCCTTGCCGATGAATCAAATCTCACTCACGTACATCACCGACTCGAATATCTACGCCGTTGGTCCCATTGTGAATGGGCAATTTTTCTATGGGGGACCATTTCAGTTGTCCACTTGATGTGAGTCAAGTTTTTGTAATTGCACAATAAGTATGTCGTAATTTTATAACTTGCGAATTAATCATCTTGAGAATGAAAACATATGCGGCTTGTCTTTTATGCTATATCAGGATTAATATAATTATTTTAGTCTAAGCTAAAATTGAGCAAGTCAGTGTTGGCTCAAGATCCTACATCAAGTGCTCATATGTTCATTTCTTTTCGAGTTGAACCAAAAAAAAGTCTAATGCACTCCCCTCCCATTTTGATCTCGA containing:
- the LOC123172859 gene encoding uncharacterized protein, yielding MVSPRLLDQVSPLDDAGSGSVTQYLAKQVTRPGATKEGYYGFIATMDVYGFNLSSNQLSTGAILLYDQGDARRPASTCSTLAGRLRQGGTAIRLPIWELGGRRTGTRKLAAPIPVAQEISYRSRAHP